One window from the genome of Halictus rubicundus isolate RS-2024b unplaced genomic scaffold, iyHalRubi1_principal scaffold0800, whole genome shotgun sequence encodes:
- the LOC143364648 gene encoding uncharacterized protein LOC143364648, with the protein MEAQFKGLISERGAAKAMLTIFRKFVESADVNADIVSFEKRVRKNEGLYDKFDRVQTQIEASVVGTPALETHLAEREQFENTYFNTLSHAERRLIAARGESASNSASTSNPTPTPSDSYPEIRLPVIKIPTFDGNCSQWIRFRDTFTSLVHDCDKLNDIDRFNYLVSSLSGPAARILESFGVSATNYKLAWSRLRQ; encoded by the coding sequence ATGGAAGCTCAATTCAAAGGTTTAATTTCCGAACGCGGGGCCGCTAAGGCTATGCtgacaatttttagaaagttcgTAGAGTCAGCCGATGTCAACGCGGACATAGTATCTTTCGAGAAGCGCGTTCGAAAAAATGAGGGTCTATACGACAAATTTGATAGAGTTCAAACGCAAATTGAAGCATCCGTCGTAGGAACTCCTGCATTGGAAACGCATCTTGCTGAGCGTGAGCAATTTGAAAACACGTATTTTAACACACTTTCTCACGCCGAAAGGCGATTGATTGCTGCTCGCGGTGAATCTGCAAGTAATAGTGCATCAACTAGCAATCCTACTCCTACGCCTTCAGATTCGTACCCCGAGATTCGTTTGCCCGTAATAAAGATTCCCACCTTCGATGGCAATTGTAGTCAGTGGATTCGATTTCGGGACACTTTCACATCACTAGTTCACGACTGCGACAAATTGAACGACATAGATCGATTCAACTATTTAGTTTCTTCGTTGTCCGGTCCGGCTGCGCGAATACTAGAGTCATTTGGCGTGTCAGCCACAAATTACAAGTTAGCTTGGTCGCGTTTAAGGCAGAG